TACATGGCGGACTGGCGGCCGCCGGTGGCCGCGCAAGCGGCGCGCGACACGCGCACCGGCGCGATGCTGCGCACGCCGATCTTCTGGCTGCTGTTTGCGATGATGTCGATGATGTCGACCTCCGGCCTGATGGTCACGTCGCAAATGGCCGTGTTCACGCGCGACTTCGGCCTCGCCGACCTGAGCGTATTCGGACTCATGGCGCTGCCGCTTGCGCTGACCATCGATCGCGTGGCCAACGGGGTGACGCGGCCGCTGTTCGGATGGATTTCCGATCGCATCGGCCGCGAGCCGACCATGTGCATCGCATTCGGCATGGAAGCGGTGGCCATGGCATTATGGCTCGCGCTGCGGCACGACCCGCTGTTGTTCGTGCTGCTGTCGGGCGTGGTATTTCTCGGTTGGGGTGAGATCTTTTCGCTGTTTCCTTCGACGCTGACCGATACCTTCGGCAGCCGGCATGCGATCGTCAACTACGCGTGCCTGTCTTATGCGCAAGGCGTCGGCTCGATTCTCGGCGGTCCGGTGGCGGCGCTGCTGCATCAGCGCACCGGCAGTTGGCATGCGGTATTCGGCACGGCGATCGCGCTCGATACCTGCACGGCGGTGCTGGCGATCGCGGTGCTGCTGCCGCTGCGCCGCGCATGGTTTGCGCGGCAACGGGCACACTAAGCGTCGGCGCGTGCAGCAGTGATGCAAACAACCTCGAGGGCTGCTTGCGCGGTCGAAGGGGCTCTACCGATTCATGTGGTCGAGACGTAGTCATATCATCCCGCGTTGCCCCGAGCTTTCGCGGGCATGTCTTCACGTTGCTCCGGTTCAATACATATCGGTTCGGTGACAGGCTTGCGACGGCCGTTGCACGCGTAGAAGCGGACGTTTCTGCAGAAGTGGCGCACGGCTCTTCATGGCCGACCGCTGCCTTACGCAAAACCGCATTTTCTGCGTTGATGCGGCAAAGCCACGACTGACGACACGCGAGCATCAACGGTCGTTCAGCTTTCTCTATAACGGCCGCTCGTTCGGGAGTGGAGGCGTGTTGTAAGCCATCACCAATCCGAATGCTCTTTTATTGTTCACTGTAAAATTTTTTGCAGGTGTTGACTTGCTCCGGTCTTCACCGCCTGACATCAAAAAGCCATACCCCTCTAGGCAGGACGAGTTCCTTCAAAAGACTGCTTGAGTAACGCAAGCTAGCGCGACGGCTTTGCTACCTGCTCCGCACTCGTAGAGGAGCATGAGAGTAACCTCTCTCGAAAATTGACCTTCGAATCTAAGGACGGTAGATGCTAAGCGACCTGGGTGATTTCGACGATTACATAAACGCGCAGGTGCATCAATGGAATGCGCCCGGCATAGGCGTCAGTATTGTAAAAGACGAAGAAGTCATCTTCACGAGAGGCTATGGTTACCGTGACCATGCAAACAGACTGCCGTTTTTATCTTCAACTTTGTTTCCTATCGCGTCGAACACCAAATTATTTACAGCCATTGCAGCCGGCATTCTAGTCGAGAAGGGCGCGCTGACCTTCGACCAGCCGATTCGCGACGTCGTCCCGAGTTTGCGCTTTTACGACAAGTCGCTTGATGCCGCGGTGACACTACGCGATATGCTCGGCCATCGTACCGGCGTGCCCCGGTATGACATGATCCTGCATAGAGCCGAGTTCTCAAAAAAGGAACTATTCGACCGGATCCGATTCATGAAGCCTGTCGCTCCCTTCCGGACGAAGCTTATCTACAACAACATGATGTACGAGGCTGTGGGCCACATCATCGAGTTGCTAAGTGGCAAGTCGTGGGATCAATTCATCCGCGACGAGGTTTTGACTCCTGTGGGTATGCCCCAGACTGCTTTCACCATTGCCGACATGTTGGCTCATCCGAATCACGCGGTACCGTTCACAGAGAGGCGAGATAGCGAGGCGCTCTGGCAGACACCATATCCAGAGCTGAATTGGTCGAGTCCAGCGGGGAGCATCGTCTCTAGCCTCGATGATATGAGTCGCTGGGTGGCCATGTTGATGAACAACGGGATGATGGCTGGAAAGAAGGTCATTCCGGAGCAGATACTTCGGGCTACTTTGGCGCCGGGGCTCGCATTTCCGGACCCGCTTGCCGACGTCCTTGGTTTTCAGCCGGAGATCAATTCAATCTATGGGATGGGCCGGCAAACCTCTTCGTATCGGGGACATCTACTTACGAGTCACGGCGGCGATCTCCGCGCCTTCCATTCGCAGGTCTCGTATTTGCCACGCGAGAAATTGGGCGTAGTCGTGTTCGTGATCGGCGACCACTGCTCAATGCTGCGAAATGCCGTCGGCTATAACGTCTATGATCGCCTGCTTGGACTGGGCGAGTCGAGTTCGATGGAAGCCTTGCGCGAGTTCCATTCGAAAGCAAAGCAAAACATGCGTGAGTCGCGCGAACGGGTAAAACCAAGCGCCATTCCCAACACACGACCCTCACACGATCTCGCAGACTACGTCGGTCGCTACGAGCATCCTGCTTACGGGAAACTGTATATCTCGCTCAAGGATTCCGAGCTTGAGTTTCGCTTCCGCCAAACGAAGCTTCCATTGCATCATTACCACTATGACCGGTTCGATACCGACGATGACGAGGCAGAAGGCGCGTGGTCCATGTCGTTTTTGACCAGTCCACTCGGCGATATCGACCGCGTCAGTTTGTGGCTCGACGCGACGGATGCCGTGTTCGTCCGGATTCCGGATGCGCCTTCGCCGAGTGTGCTCAGGCAGCTTACCGGCACGTACCAGGCTGCTTTCGGCGCCAAGTGCACGATCAAGCTGCGGCGCGACAACCAACTCATGCTGCACTTTCCGGAGGCTCCCGCGGAAGTTCTAACTCCGTTCAAAGAACTTCAGTTTCGCAACCCGAAATGGCCACAAAGGACATTCGAGTTTGTGATGGAAGACGGGCGAGTGAGTGCATTGAGGCACTGGAACTCGGTCGCCGAGTTTGTTCTGACTCGGGTCGAGAATGCTGAATCCGCCGATACGATGGAGGACGAAGAGCCGATCGCCGATTAAACCAGGGGACCCATCCTCGTCGACAGGATGTGTATCGAGGAATGCTAGAAACGAGTTATCGCGAACCACCCGGTTTGCTCTATACCCGCACACGGTTTTCCTCCGCGCGCTTCTGAATCAATTCATAAACTTTGTGCCCGTTTGAAATCAAACGGACAGGCCTGGATCCGCAAAACTCGGCATGCAACGTCGAACCCGGTGGCAGCTCCTTAAGTAGACTTATTCCGATGGGACCACTGGGATGCCTTCCGCCTGTTGCCAGGAGAAAGGAATCGATACCATCGACCAGGTATTCCTGCGTTACAAAGCCATTGTCGATATGAAGTGTTCCGTCGCGGCTAGTTACATGACACGGTAGCCCAACTGGATGTTCCATGCAGAGAGGGAACATGATAGCCAGGGCAGTCAGGCCAGCGAATATCCCGAACAAAAAAAGTATGAAGCCGCGTATCAGATCGTCGCACGATTACCGCCCGCTTCCCTCAACGCCTTCATATCCCGCATCGGCGGTGCCCCGAAGAGGCGGCGATATTCACGGATGAATTGCGTGGAGCTTTCATAACCAACCTTCAGTGCCACCAGCCCAACTTCCCATTCATTCTCCAGAATCAGCCGACGTGCCTCATGTAGGCGCAGATGCTTCTGATATTGAATCGGACTCATGCCGGTAAGTTCAGCGAAGTGGCGATGCAATGTCGACACACCCATGCCAGCCTTGTCCGCCAAGTGTTCAACGCGCAGACTTTCATGGAAGTGAGTGCGCAACCAATCAATGGCTTTTGCAATCCGATGACTTTGCGACCCTGATCGTACAATTCGTCTCAAGCGAGCGCCGCCGGAGCCAGTTAAAAGGCGGTAAAGAATTTCTCGATGGAGAAGCGAGGACATGAAGGCGATGTCTGCCGGGCGTTCCAGCAGTCTTACAAGACGGGTCACGCCATCAAGGAGATCAGGATCAAGCTCTACAACGGCAAGGCAAGCATCGGCAGGAACAGAGTCCGGCCCCTCTATGTCGATCTCCGCCATGATCTGGCGGGCGAGATTGAGGTCAAGGTCAATACGCAGCGCGGTATAGGGACGAGTCGGACTTGCGTCGGGAATTGCAATGATGGTCGGCACTTCGATAGCGGTAAGAACGCAGTGGCTCTCGTCATGCAGGATGACGGTTTCTCCCGCGGA
The nucleotide sequence above comes from Paraburkholderia sp. SOS3. Encoded proteins:
- a CDS encoding serine hydrolase, with translation MLSDLGDFDDYINAQVHQWNAPGIGVSIVKDEEVIFTRGYGYRDHANRLPFLSSTLFPIASNTKLFTAIAAGILVEKGALTFDQPIRDVVPSLRFYDKSLDAAVTLRDMLGHRTGVPRYDMILHRAEFSKKELFDRIRFMKPVAPFRTKLIYNNMMYEAVGHIIELLSGKSWDQFIRDEVLTPVGMPQTAFTIADMLAHPNHAVPFTERRDSEALWQTPYPELNWSSPAGSIVSSLDDMSRWVAMLMNNGMMAGKKVIPEQILRATLAPGLAFPDPLADVLGFQPEINSIYGMGRQTSSYRGHLLTSHGGDLRAFHSQVSYLPREKLGVVVFVIGDHCSMLRNAVGYNVYDRLLGLGESSSMEALREFHSKAKQNMRESRERVKPSAIPNTRPSHDLADYVGRYEHPAYGKLYISLKDSELEFRFRQTKLPLHHYHYDRFDTDDDEAEGAWSMSFLTSPLGDIDRVSLWLDATDAVFVRIPDAPSPSVLRQLTGTYQAAFGAKCTIKLRRDNQLMLHFPEAPAEVLTPFKELQFRNPKWPQRTFEFVMEDGRVSALRHWNSVAEFVLTRVENAESADTMEDEEPIAD
- the oxlT gene encoding oxalate/formate MFS antiporter: MSTQPVDTAVRTQFAFSFHNRWCQLACGVVCAMVASNPQYIWTLLTHPLMQRLGVSLPALQVTFSILIVCQTFLSPLEGYLIERFGARWLLAAGGALTGLSWILTSSASSLTQVYLAYGVIGGLGVGIIVVGTIGLMARWFPDKRGLAIGVVMAGFGMGSMLTTWPIAASLAKYGYQHTLAGFGVLLAVVGIAAGLGMRLPPPGYMADWRPPVAAQAARDTRTGAMLRTPIFWLLFAMMSMMSTSGLMVTSQMAVFTRDFGLADLSVFGLMALPLALTIDRVANGVTRPLFGWISDRIGREPTMCIAFGMEAVAMALWLALRHDPLLFVLLSGVVFLGWGEIFSLFPSTLTDTFGSRHAIVNYACLSYAQGVGSILGGPVAALLHQRTGSWHAVFGTAIALDTCTAVLAIAVLLPLRRAWFARQRAH
- a CDS encoding AraC family transcriptional regulator; the protein is MRPQSSTDPSERQRDEIEAIIARFASTRSGYGTPVPGLRVARISKPVPPTAHFDAAYLCVCVRGRRRVSAGETVILHDESHCVLTAIEVPTIIAIPDASPTRPYTALRIDLDLNLARQIMAEIDIEGPDSVPADACLAVVELDPDLLDGVTRLVRLLERPADIAFMSSLLHREILYRLLTGSGGARLRRIVRSGSQSHRIAKAIDWLRTHFHESLRVEHLADKAGMGVSTLHRHFAELTGMSPIQYQKHLRLHEARRLILENEWEVGLVALKVGYESSTQFIREYRRLFGAPPMRDMKALREAGGNRATI